One genomic region from Rhodoligotrophos appendicifer encodes:
- a CDS encoding TPM domain-containing protein → MSDIGEIAPAHRLPFWRSFVYFVMSIVAATFWFGLCYAAPSFPALTGRVVDQTAMLDAPATAAVTAKLAALEQKTGVQLVVAILRDLQGYEIRDYGYQLGRFWQLGQKDKNNGILLLIIPSQNNVAIEVGYGLEPVLTDATSRVIIENAIIPNFRAGNFAAGVEAAIDDITKVVSGEALEVRPQAVQDDRSFSEEDILPLIFILFVVFIILMSSRGRPGGRRGARWGTGGFGSSSGGFGGSSGGFSGGGGSFGGGGASGRW, encoded by the coding sequence ATGTCCGACATCGGCGAAATCGCCCCTGCCCATCGCCTCCCCTTCTGGCGCTCCTTCGTCTATTTCGTCATGTCCATCGTGGCCGCGACCTTCTGGTTCGGCCTCTGTTATGCCGCCCCGAGCTTCCCGGCTCTCACCGGTCGGGTGGTCGACCAGACGGCCATGCTCGATGCCCCGGCAACGGCAGCGGTCACAGCCAAGCTCGCGGCGCTTGAACAGAAGACGGGCGTCCAGCTTGTCGTCGCGATCCTGCGGGATCTCCAGGGCTACGAAATTCGCGACTACGGCTATCAGCTGGGTCGCTTCTGGCAGCTGGGTCAGAAGGACAAGAACAACGGCATCCTGCTCCTGATCATACCCTCCCAGAACAATGTCGCCATCGAGGTGGGCTACGGGCTCGAACCCGTGCTGACCGATGCGACGTCTCGCGTGATCATCGAGAATGCGATCATCCCCAACTTCCGAGCCGGCAATTTCGCGGCCGGGGTCGAGGCCGCCATCGACGACATCACCAAGGTGGTGAGCGGCGAGGCCCTGGAGGTTCGGCCGCAGGCCGTTCAAGACGATCGCAGCTTCAGCGAAGAGGACATCCTCCCGCTGATCTTCATCCTGTTCGTGGTCTTCATCATCCTGATGTCGTCGCGCGGTAGGCCGGGAGGCCGTCGTGGCGCCCGCTGGGGGACCGGCGGCTTCGGGTCGTCCTCCGGTGGCTTCGGCGGCTCCAGCGGCGGCTTTTCGGGTGGTGGCGGAAGTTTCGGCGGCGGCGGCGCCTCCGGCCGCTGGTAA
- a CDS encoding LemA family protein: protein MSRIVQGFGLAMVAVLGLLLSGCGINTIPTYEEQAKAAWSEVLNQYQRRADLVPNLVETVKGYAAQEKDVLTSVVEARAKATQITLPPEALSNPELMKQFQDNQAALSSALSRLLAVVEAYPDLKSNQNFLALQSQLEGTENRIAIARRDYIEAVRKYNTELRTIPGRWWAAVFYSDAKPMATFDIPAEQQQAPKVQFN from the coding sequence ATGTCGAGGATCGTACAGGGCTTCGGGCTGGCAATGGTCGCAGTGCTCGGCCTTTTGTTGTCCGGCTGCGGCATCAACACCATCCCCACCTATGAGGAGCAGGCGAAGGCGGCCTGGAGCGAGGTGTTGAACCAATATCAGCGCCGCGCCGACCTCGTGCCCAACCTCGTGGAGACGGTGAAGGGTTATGCGGCGCAGGAGAAGGACGTCCTGACCTCCGTCGTCGAGGCCCGCGCCAAGGCGACACAAATCACTCTTCCGCCCGAGGCGCTGAGCAATCCTGAGCTGATGAAGCAGTTCCAGGACAATCAGGCGGCATTGAGCAGCGCCCTGTCCAGGCTGCTCGCGGTCGTCGAGGCCTATCCCGACCTGAAGTCGAACCAGAATTTCCTGGCGCTCCAGTCGCAGCTCGAAGGCACGGAGAACCGCATCGCCATCGCCCGCCGCGACTACATCGAAGCGGTGCGGAAATACAATACGGAGCTCCGGACCATTCCCGGACGGTGGTGGGCCGCGGTCTTCTACTCCGACGCAAAGCCCATGGCGACGTTCGACATTCCGGCGGAGCAGCAGCAAGCTCCCAAAGTCCAGTTCAACTGA
- a CDS encoding TPM domain-containing protein, with protein sequence MARINAAITAAEKRTSGEIVIVLAHQSDDYVHVPILWASLIALVAPLPLIYLTTLGLVDIYTLQLATFLVLALLFELSFIRPHLIPRRLQALRAHQRAAEQFLARNLHTTSGRTGVLLFISLTERHAEVLADEGISSKVAVGTWQEIVRRLTIRIGSGNLADAITAAIDECGTVLAASFPPEAGDRDELPNHLIVL encoded by the coding sequence ATGGCGCGCATCAATGCGGCGATCACCGCGGCCGAAAAGCGCACCAGCGGTGAGATCGTCATCGTCCTGGCGCATCAGAGCGACGACTATGTCCATGTGCCGATCCTCTGGGCAAGTCTGATCGCCCTGGTCGCACCCCTGCCTCTGATCTACCTGACCACCCTCGGCCTGGTCGACATCTACACCCTGCAGCTCGCGACGTTCCTGGTGCTGGCGCTGCTGTTTGAGCTGTCCTTCATCCGACCGCATCTGATCCCGCGGCGGCTTCAGGCCCTGCGCGCCCATCAGCGTGCCGCGGAGCAGTTTCTGGCCCGCAACCTTCATACGACGAGCGGCCGCACCGGCGTGCTGCTGTTCATCTCCCTCACCGAGCGCCATGCAGAAGTGCTCGCCGACGAGGGGATCTCTTCCAAGGTGGCGGTGGGGACCTGGCAGGAAATCGTCAGGCGCCTGACGATCCGCATCGGCAGCGGCAACCTCGCGGATGCCATAACCGCCGCCATCGACGAATGCGGTACGGTGCTGGCTGCAAGCTTTCCCCCGGAAGCCGGCGATCGCGACGAACTGCCGAACCACCTCATCGTCTTGTGA
- a CDS encoding peroxidase-related enzyme (This protein belongs to a clade of uncharacterized proteins related to peroxidases such as the alkylhydroperoxidase AhpD.): protein MALDIPREEPLGDRLEAYLAKCEEKLGFVPNVLRAYSFSPAKLQAFADMYNDLMLGASGLTKLEREMIAVVVSSSNHCYYCLSAHGAAVRQLSNDPALGEMLVMNYRAADLDPRRKAMLDFAVKLTERPDEIEEADRQGLRDGGFSDRDIWDIAATASFFNMSNRMAAAIDMRPNPEYRTLAR from the coding sequence ATGGCGCTCGACATTCCCCGCGAGGAGCCTCTTGGGGACCGCTTGGAGGCGTATCTCGCCAAATGCGAGGAGAAGCTCGGCTTTGTCCCGAACGTGCTGCGAGCCTATAGCTTCAGCCCCGCGAAGCTCCAGGCCTTTGCCGATATGTATAACGACCTGATGCTGGGCGCCTCAGGGCTCACGAAGCTCGAGCGGGAAATGATTGCCGTTGTCGTGAGCTCCTCCAATCATTGCTACTATTGCCTCTCGGCACATGGGGCTGCGGTACGGCAGCTGTCGAACGATCCTGCCCTTGGCGAAATGCTCGTGATGAACTATCGGGCAGCAGATCTGGACCCGCGGCGCAAGGCCATGCTGGATTTTGCCGTGAAGCTGACGGAACGGCCCGACGAGATCGAGGAAGCGGACCGGCAGGGTCTCAGGGACGGCGGCTTCAGTGACCGGGATATCTGGGACATCGCGGCCACCGCCAGTTTCTTCAACATGTCGAACCGCATGGCCGCCGCAATCGACATGCGGCCAAACCCGGAATATCGGACCCTGGCGCGATAG
- a CDS encoding magnesium transporter CorA family protein, with protein sequence MINAYMTTATGTLTRVSWNPGDPLPDTVIWVDLLSPTAEEERCVEVALKVELPTHEEMSEIEASSRLYQEDNAYFLTAAVLSKADTDTPGLDPVTFILVGHRLVTIRYSDPLPFRNFAMMCQRQGFSNISGEGILAGLLDAISDRLADLLEATQRNLDKVAHEIFSPRNAGKTHRGIDYEDILRRVGTSQVLVSRVRESLLTLTRLSAFLIRPAEQKADKALARNFKTVARDVLALSDHALFLTSNINFLLDATLGMINIEQTGIIKIFSVAAVVFLPPTLIASIYGMNFSVMPELEWQFGYPFAIGLMILTAIMPYFYFKHKGWL encoded by the coding sequence ATGATCAACGCCTATATGACCACGGCCACGGGCACTTTGACGCGAGTAAGCTGGAATCCGGGCGACCCCCTCCCCGACACCGTGATCTGGGTCGATCTCCTCAGTCCGACGGCCGAGGAGGAGCGTTGTGTCGAGGTCGCCCTCAAGGTGGAACTCCCGACCCATGAGGAGATGTCGGAAATCGAGGCGTCGAGCCGGCTGTACCAGGAAGACAATGCCTATTTCCTGACGGCTGCGGTCCTGTCCAAGGCCGATACCGATACGCCTGGTCTCGACCCCGTGACCTTCATCCTGGTCGGTCATCGTCTGGTGACGATCCGCTATTCGGATCCACTTCCCTTTCGCAATTTCGCGATGATGTGTCAGCGGCAGGGCTTCTCCAATATCAGCGGCGAAGGCATCCTGGCGGGATTGCTGGATGCCATCTCTGACCGGCTGGCGGATCTGCTCGAGGCGACCCAGCGCAATCTCGACAAGGTCGCCCATGAGATCTTCTCGCCCCGCAATGCCGGCAAGACCCACCGCGGGATCGATTACGAGGACATTTTACGCCGGGTTGGCACGAGCCAGGTGCTGGTCAGCCGCGTGCGCGAGAGCTTGTTGACGTTGACACGGCTGAGCGCCTTCCTGATCCGGCCGGCCGAACAGAAGGCCGACAAGGCCCTCGCGCGCAACTTCAAGACCGTCGCCCGCGACGTTCTCGCCCTGTCGGATCACGCGCTGTTTCTCACCAGCAACATCAACTTCCTGCTGGATGCCACTTTGGGGATGATCAACATCGAGCAGACCGGGATCATCAAAATCTTCTCAGTGGCCGCGGTCGTCTTCCTGCCCCCAACCCTCATCGCCTCCATCTACGGTATGAATTTCTCCGTCATGCCGGAGCTGGAATGGCAGTTCGGCTATCCCTTCGCCATTGGCCTCATGATCCTCACCGCGATCATGCCGTATTTCTACTTCAAGCATAAAGGCTGGCTGTAG